The Myxosarcina sp. GI1 genome contains the following window.
TTATTAGATTCTCCGAGAGAAACTATTGGTTTGACCTTGAAAAAGTTAGGCTACTCTTACAACACAGAGGATTTAGAGCGCGTAGCAAATTTAGAATCAGAATTATCAGCTTTACACCAGCAGGTCAAGCTATACAGTTCCGATACATATTTGCAGCCCTTAATTTTAGGTGACACTTGGTTAGCTGTTGGCTGGTCGGCAGATGTTTTGTCTATTAGCAAACGCTATACAGATATCGAATTTGTTATTCCTCGTTCGGGTACATCTCTCTGGACAGATTTGTGGGTAAAGCCACGACTACCCGAAAGTTCTGAGATAAATAAAGCTCTTAGTTCTACGATCGCTCAATGGATTGATTTTTGCTGGCAGCCCAAAACTGCACGGCAGATATCCTTATTTACCAATGGTACTTCACCAATTTTGATAGGTACCAAACTCCAAGACTTACCTGAGAGTTTACGAGATAATCTACTATTAAGTTCGGCAGCAATAAATTTTGATGACAGCGAGTTTTTATTACCTTTAAGCGATCGATCTGAGCAGCAATATCGCAATCTATGGCTAAAAATTAGGCGCTTGACTTCTACATAAAAAAAGTTAGCATCAAGCAAAATGCTTACTAATTCTGTCAAATCTAAAAAATTTATTACGTACTACATTTTGTTGGAGTACGTAATAAAAAACATTGACATAATCTTCAAAAAAAATCTTTATTGTTAGATTGCAAACCAGGTTGTGCCGCTACC
Protein-coding sequences here:
- a CDS encoding extracellular solute-binding protein — encoded protein: MKILLLEDSIPLQSIGDFRKIARQKTKVEFQSQPQLRSIYTHIQDLHRSKDLNNDKSLSSEPLKNRNFTNLATLGDSWLETAIQQNSLQPLSSEELNNWSKLPQPWHKLVRRNSKGKLDANGQIWGAPYRWGSVVIAYRKDKFKQLGWSPTDWSDLWREELRDRISLLDSPRETIGLTLKKLGYSYNTEDLERVANLESELSALHQQVKLYSSDTYLQPLILGDTWLAVGWSADVLSISKRYTDIEFVIPRSGTSLWTDLWVKPRLPESSEINKALSSTIAQWIDFCWQPKTARQISLFTNGTSPILIGTKLQDLPESLRDNLLLSSAAINFDDSEFLLPLSDRSEQQYRNLWLKIRRLTST